A DNA window from Paenibacillus antri contains the following coding sequences:
- a CDS encoding right-handed parallel beta-helix repeat-containing protein — MALTLCAAMMMGAIPSMSAADPARKALTDIQNHWAAEGIMRLQALGWVGGYEDGTFRPDRSVTRAEFIAVLIRALKLKPAGSFTVPFRDVPADYWATDEIAAGRSVGLLAGDPDGAFRPNDGMTRAEAASVLARAYLYPEDDQSGFAFRDVSQEHWAYESVMTLAGNGIVEGNSQGLFQPNRSVTRAEVAVMLLRTIDSNVRPASSVISGPPVLPNVYELIPRDWNIYSDGTHAKETTKGFNDALVWAHKAGYTVFKVPAGTYLISKPVKNTIGSDGYITMVPNMTFWADDNAVFQKEANDSESYTTLLVPYGANNVVIRGGTYRGDKDTHNYAVKDTYGPGTHEGGYGISIAGANNVTIDGVKAVHFTGDGAIVGGKPTLIQDIYETGFTSGNIDEAGNMLADPAAVRTKTAVTLDPAKKPMFATEKYFELSNPRNLPGMFDIYFYRADGSFLSRQTNVAMRQILSIPSEANHFHLVFRKASATDAYVEVWNRVQSDSVVIKNSEFAFNRRQGITVAGGNNVTIEGNKIHDIGGTAPMSGIDVEGGYGENGMLNTNIYIRKNEFYNNRLYDIILYDGRNAVVEGNRLGSSKAIGLAISDPFTGATVQNNTFVGSGISAAHDATFINNTMSDATAAFQGPNVVVDQLTLTDSVFTVTNKVKFGVQVSNLRMTNTKKGTSGITLYGEPIHMKNVSMKGESALRNLTGEIADGSIFDNLVIEGYNSTYGIDLPRGTYNNCKFTASGQGSGTISVNGEGTYALNKCEISVSGRALHVSGDGVGFTIRDSKIGINGSWGQALYVEQARNLLIEGNEIRAEHLAQPVNLIQFYKSGEKVNRNAVGNAVIKSNTIVTNNASKGVSTQDGGAGAPAFTVTDNVLVNATLDLKKADVQRNNELISGQ, encoded by the coding sequence ATGGCGCTGACATTATGCGCAGCGATGATGATGGGGGCAATTCCTAGTATGTCTGCGGCGGATCCAGCAAGGAAGGCGTTAACCGATATCCAAAACCACTGGGCGGCAGAGGGGATTATGCGTCTCCAGGCCCTAGGATGGGTCGGAGGATACGAAGACGGTACGTTTCGGCCGGACCGAAGCGTTACGAGGGCGGAATTTATCGCCGTTTTGATCCGCGCATTGAAGTTAAAACCTGCGGGCTCGTTCACCGTTCCCTTTAGGGACGTACCCGCGGACTACTGGGCAACGGACGAAATCGCTGCTGGACGTTCGGTTGGTTTGCTTGCCGGAGATCCGGACGGCGCATTTCGCCCCAATGACGGAATGACAAGGGCGGAAGCGGCTTCCGTGCTTGCAAGAGCATATCTTTATCCTGAGGATGATCAAAGTGGCTTCGCCTTCCGGGACGTCAGCCAAGAACATTGGGCGTATGAATCCGTTATGACACTTGCGGGGAATGGGATCGTGGAGGGGAATTCGCAAGGGTTATTCCAGCCGAATCGATCGGTTACTCGGGCGGAGGTTGCCGTGATGCTACTCCGAACGATCGATTCGAATGTACGGCCGGCGAGTTCCGTCATATCCGGGCCGCCCGTTTTGCCGAACGTGTATGAACTTATCCCCAGGGATTGGAATATTTACAGCGACGGTACGCACGCGAAGGAAACGACGAAGGGGTTTAACGATGCTTTGGTCTGGGCGCATAAAGCCGGTTATACCGTGTTCAAGGTACCGGCGGGGACGTATTTGATTTCTAAACCCGTGAAAAACACGATCGGGTCGGACGGATATATAACAATGGTGCCGAACATGACGTTCTGGGCCGATGATAACGCCGTGTTCCAGAAAGAGGCGAACGATTCTGAAAGCTATACGACCTTGCTGGTTCCCTACGGCGCGAATAACGTAGTCATCCGAGGGGGCACGTATCGAGGCGATAAGGATACCCACAATTACGCGGTTAAAGACACATACGGGCCTGGTACCCATGAGGGCGGATACGGGATATCCATCGCCGGAGCAAACAACGTTACGATCGATGGGGTGAAGGCTGTCCACTTTACGGGAGACGGAGCGATCGTCGGCGGAAAGCCTACACTGATTCAAGATATTTATGAAACTGGGTTTACCTCCGGCAATATAGACGAAGCCGGGAACATGCTCGCCGATCCCGCCGCCGTCCGGACGAAGACGGCGGTTACGCTCGATCCTGCTAAAAAACCGATGTTTGCGACTGAAAAATATTTCGAGCTTTCGAATCCGCGTAATCTCCCAGGTATGTTCGATATTTATTTTTATCGTGCCGACGGTTCGTTTCTCTCGCGTCAAACGAATGTCGCGATGAGACAGATCCTTTCGATTCCTTCAGAAGCAAATCATTTCCATCTCGTGTTTCGCAAGGCAAGCGCGACGGATGCGTACGTCGAAGTATGGAACAGGGTTCAGAGTGATTCCGTCGTTATCAAAAATTCAGAGTTTGCGTTTAATCGACGTCAGGGAATCACCGTAGCCGGGGGCAATAACGTTACAATCGAAGGGAATAAAATCCATGACATCGGGGGCACTGCTCCGATGAGCGGGATCGACGTCGAGGGCGGTTATGGGGAAAACGGGATGTTAAATACGAACATTTACATTCGAAAAAACGAGTTTTACAATAACAGACTTTACGACATCATTCTGTATGACGGTCGCAATGCGGTGGTGGAAGGGAATCGGTTAGGCTCCTCCAAAGCAATCGGATTGGCGATTTCTGATCCATTCACAGGGGCGACGGTGCAAAACAATACGTTCGTAGGTTCCGGGATCAGCGCCGCGCACGATGCTACGTTTATCAATAATACGATGAGCGACGCAACGGCGGCCTTCCAAGGTCCCAATGTCGTCGTCGATCAACTTACCTTGACAGACTCGGTATTTACGGTCACGAACAAGGTTAAGTTCGGCGTACAGGTGTCGAATTTGAGGATGACGAACACAAAGAAGGGAACCTCGGGGATTACTTTATACGGCGAACCGATCCATATGAAGAACGTATCTATGAAGGGCGAGAGCGCGCTTCGGAATCTGACGGGAGAAATTGCCGACGGCAGCATTTTCGATAATCTCGTGATAGAAGGGTATAATTCGACGTACGGAATCGATCTTCCCCGGGGAACATATAACAACTGCAAATTCACGGCATCCGGTCAAGGAAGCGGAACGATTTCTGTAAATGGCGAGGGTACGTACGCATTGAATAAATGTGAGATTTCGGTGTCGGGAAGGGCTCTTCATGTAAGCGGTGATGGAGTGGGCTTTACGATTCGCGACTCCAAAATCGGAATCAATGGCTCTTGGGGGCAAGCGCTGTATGTGGAACAAGCGCGGAATTTGCTGATCGAGGGGAATGAAATTCGAGCGGAG
- a CDS encoding acyltransferase family protein — MDRIRDRISELDALRGLAALAVMLFHYVYFYNHNYAIHPIDTSGSFFQYGAYGVHLFFIISGFVIYMTIRKCESVKDFWVKRAIRLYPAYLTAVAFTFLATSTYSGLDSLSISIIDALLNATMLQGVVPGVDIPLVDGSYWSLAVELHFYVFCGMLLATGLLRSPLTISWVWMVTIYVLKLLFVAGMIHPIVGDLGIVNYSNLFIAGVMFFELKNGKRIVPHVIIVLAAAYQFIFFSFLSGVIVSAFYLLFYALLTGNLRLLNNKPLIALGTISYSLYLIHQNVGYLILHYLEDRGFTQPGILAVPVVVSILLAVVITNFIERPLQRKMLRAYGAVRAKDGSDSIPVAT, encoded by the coding sequence TTGGATCGAATTCGGGATCGAATATCGGAGTTGGATGCCTTAAGGGGTTTGGCTGCATTGGCGGTCATGTTATTCCATTACGTATATTTTTACAACCATAATTATGCGATTCATCCCATAGATACCAGCGGTTCCTTCTTTCAATACGGAGCCTACGGGGTTCATTTGTTTTTCATCATAAGCGGGTTTGTCATATACATGACCATTCGGAAGTGTGAATCGGTTAAGGATTTCTGGGTAAAGCGCGCGATTCGGTTGTATCCGGCCTATCTCACTGCGGTAGCCTTCACTTTTCTTGCGACATCGACATACTCTGGACTTGATTCGTTGTCCATCAGTATCATTGACGCTCTTTTGAATGCAACCATGCTCCAAGGGGTGGTTCCAGGAGTAGACATTCCTCTGGTGGACGGTTCATATTGGAGCTTGGCGGTGGAATTACATTTTTATGTATTCTGCGGAATGCTGCTAGCGACAGGATTGCTTAGAAGTCCGTTGACCATTTCGTGGGTTTGGATGGTTACGATATATGTGTTGAAACTGCTGTTTGTTGCAGGAATGATTCATCCGATCGTCGGCGATCTCGGGATAGTAAATTATTCCAATCTCTTTATTGCGGGAGTCATGTTTTTCGAGCTAAAGAACGGGAAGCGGATCGTTCCCCACGTCATTATCGTCCTCGCAGCGGCATATCAGTTTATTTTCTTTTCCTTTTTGTCAGGAGTGATCGTCTCGGCGTTTTACCTGCTATTTTACGCGTTACTAACAGGGAATCTGCGGCTGCTAAATAACAAGCCCCTCATTGCTTTAGGAACAATCTCATACAGTCTATATCTTATTCACCAAAATGTAGGCTATCTGATCCTTCATTATCTGGAGGACAGAGGGTTTACGCAACCGGGGATTCTAGCGGTTCCGGTAGTCGTTTCAATTTTATTAGCCGTAGTGATCACGAATTTTATTGAAAGACCGCTTCAGAGGAAGATGCTTCGAGCGTACGGTGCTGTGAGGGCGAAGGACGGGAGCGATTCGATTCCAGTGGCTACCTAA